TGTGGCTAACTTATATGGTTTTATGTAACATTTGGGTTCAGActgtgaaaatattttatatactgtgaaaacatttttcatactgtgaatttttttttcataaagttgTAGGTTCATTTGAGTTTTTAaccatatttttgttatatttctttttttttcatttatatgtatgATTTGTTGTGGTTTATCTTCTAGAATAGTTCTTTTTTCATAGTACgtgtatatataacatgtactaATTGGGCAATAAATTCATACATATGTACCGCATAAAGAATTTCTATCGTCTGttcattgttataatttttcgttaataaaaactgtttaaacgaaACTCAAAATAGTTTACACCACTAAGTCTAACATGATTGTGCAACTTTGTGGTGGTCAGTTTAGTGGAGCAGGAGTTACCGGAGAGGTAGTCTTACAGATGGCTATCATAGATGGGTTGAAGCAAGATTTGTTAAATCAAACTGATacaatttattatattaaacTCAAAACAGTATAAATACTGCAACTGTTAAAGTGATAAGGTTTCCTGCAAATGTAAGCTGTCTTGTATAGATATCGTTCAaaagtatatactaaattttgaaagtctagtatattaagtaaatatatataacaatttttttacaacaaatgatattcatttaaaacaaaaagccAAGTGAACAATTTTCCACTttgaatataacaaataaaaaaaaacagatcatAATTGAAAGTCTCATGCAGTAAATTCACAACATATCTGTAAATgttcttaaaaataaattatcataaaacatCGAAATTGTATGTACTTGAATcacattgtatttttatacaGATCCAACATATAGCCATTTCaactaaatgaaaaacaatttaaaaccaGATTAAGTGTCCTAATACTATAGCAACTGCATATTTTGGTTAAAGccgtatttttttcatatctatCAAAGTTATATGCGCTACCagtaaatgaaaatgatatccTGGATCCATCATGCTTAgccttaaaataaaaaatgacctCAGCTAAGTCATCGATATCTATACTGTTGCATTTACTTTCATATATATGCCCTCAGGGTAGTTTCTAGAACAGCATTTACAAAGTTGTTAGTGGATATGGTCATAATAACCTACATGATTcattactttttcaaaaatatttgtgagcatttattatttcaatgGTCAAATAATGGACAAAGTAGGCAATAAATTGATGATTTCGGgaacaataacaaacaaatactaCTATTGGTTTATATTTTCCcgataataaaaacatatcttAAATTTCTGGAGCTATTTAGGtacattaaacaaaaagaaacatgaaataaccatacattgtcttcAAATATAAATTCTACACAAAGCTTAGAAAGTGGTAGAAAGCAATGCTGTTTTGGAGCAGTAATGCTTATAATATAGTATATGCAGTATAAGTATATAATATATGCAGTATATATATAGCTGATACGTGTATTGGATGAGTGACGAAATCATGTATTTATGAgtacattaaaagtaaaaagtgaaaaattcaCCTGCAttctgaaaattattttttttgtatgtaaatgCAACTTAAAACTCATAATAGCACTGataacatataaatgatatgagatataaaaaaagtttataacactaaatataataaataattgcaattaaaatatttcatcattaGCATGCATTTTATATCAAAgtttatatgaaatttatttatttaacatgttattgagaaaccaaaaaaaaaataatgaaaacatcagacacaaatattttatattctagaTTTAGATCCATCCTATTGTCAAGAACCAAACTAACATAGATTCCTTTCATTTAATGTAAAACTGGTTCTTACATGAACATATccttttaaaagtgtttttttcatgTACATAgtggtttgattttttttcttctattgcATAGTATTTATCGTCTGCACCAAGTCGGGAATATTGTagttattatccattcgtttgatgccATGGTATTTGAGCGTTTGAACTTGACATTTGTTTGGGGACGTTCCTCCTAGTTCGGTATGTTTGCTATTTTACTTTTCCTTTGTCAACATTACTTGTGTAGGGTATATAAAATTAGTCTTTCATATAAAACATAGATACAAGCATATCTTGTGACATACAggttttaaaaatgattaattatcaAGTAATATGATTCGTTATTAATCATGAAGTCAGGACTTTCAACAGAAGGATAGCAACTCtaggtgtttttattttaactctACAGCTTATACGTACAAACAAAATGTGGATAAATAATAATCAACCTATGTTGATTTTCACCTTTCACTTTTcgataaataaaattcattggAATAAGATAATGATATATCTCATTAGAATGAATGGTATTTCTCACTGAACTTATGTTTGAGGTATTCCCAATTGAAATAATGTTTATAGTATCTCTCACTGAAATAATATTTGGTTAATTGTAATTCATACTTCATGTATTTTTAGCTGTAACTCTAGAATAAGGTTCATGGCGTTTCTTACTGAGGTTTATAATTATCCAAACTGCTTATTGTAATTGCCTCTTATGTCAGTGTTAACTTTAATTTCCTTGAAACGCTTCAGTGATTTATAACAAAGTGATTTCTAATAAgtattatcaaatacaaaagttagtttttttttaaaacaatgcaAATGTTCATGTTGTGTTTCACTGTTTAGTGACACTATCATAAGATGGTGGAGGAGCAGATGGCTGTTCTGGTggctgatttatatcaattttaacaTCTGATGATAGTCCAGTTGGTCCTGATGGGTATGAAGCTTCTTGTTGTGGATACGGTCCAGGAAACTGCTGCTCGGGAGGAGGAATACCTGGTCCCATTGGATAACCTGCTGTCGGACCCATTGAATAACCTGTTGTTGGACCCATCGAATAACCTATTGTTGGACCCATTTGATAGCCTGTTGTTGGACCCATAGTAAAACCTGCAGCTGAACCCATAGGATAGCCTGCAGCAGGACCCATAGGATAGCCAGGATTTTGTCCCATTGGATAAGTTCCCATTGGGTTTGTTCCCATATGAGCACCAGGATAGTGTTGACCAGCTATATGTCCACCTTGCCCTTGAGCTGCCATTTGTTGCATTAGCATCTGGTTTTGCATCATTAGCACTTGGTTGTTCACTGCCATTTGTTGAGTGGTCATTCTACCCATACGAAAATTTACAccaaattttctttgatttgagCATAAATAAAAAAGCGTATATATGTTCAAAACTGCACAAAGAATCACAAGAATCAAAATAGGTATAGCAACACTTCTATACTTTCCTATATTAGAATTACATGCTATGTCTGAATCTGGGAACCAGCTTCTATCGCAACTTGAAAAAACTCCCGAGATAGATGAAAAGATAATCCCCATAAGACACGtcatgaaaccaaacatgatTATAGCTGTACTACAagataactgaaaaaaaatagggaAAACGCTTGTACATCAACCATTAAAAACACTATTTTAACAGAAAATTATGTCTTCAGTTTTATGTTCATCATTACCTCTTATAAACCATTGACATTTACTACATATATCTTTACTGATAACTCATATGACAAACAAATAAGAATcactaaaataagaaatatgaaaTCATATGTCACAATTAAACCAAGTAATTAATTTCctgttaaaaagttaaaatcttataaataataaacagctGAAGCTTTCTAAATGTGCTATTATGCAGAAACTTGAAATTCTATCAGGTGTTGTACTTGTCttagttttaattatattt
Above is a window of Mytilus trossulus isolate FHL-02 chromosome 4, PNRI_Mtr1.1.1.hap1, whole genome shotgun sequence DNA encoding:
- the LOC134715058 gene encoding uncharacterized protein LOC134715058, translating into MADSSTQEGSDRKEVFQRFKIIGILEMIFGSSLLICGIVGAVYGDGGYFGPPYFTGSFITGVYFLLKGMFFINLYKKGTSGSTALAQLLSCSTAIIMFGFMTCLMGIIFSSISGVFSSCDRSWFPDSDIACNSNIGKYRSVAIPILILVILCAVLNIYTLFYLCSNQRKFGVNFRMGRMTTQQMAVNNQVLMMQNQMLMQQMAAQGQGGHIAGQHYPGAHMGTNPMGTYPMGQNPGYPMGPAAGYPMGSAAGFTMGPTTGYQMGPTIGYSMGPTTGYSMGPTAGYPMGPGIPPPEQQFPGPYPQQEASYPSGPTGLSSDVKIDINQPPEQPSAPPPSYDSVTKQ